A portion of the Cellulophaga algicola DSM 14237 genome contains these proteins:
- a CDS encoding zinc-dependent metalloprotease, translating to MKKLLLLFMCLSIVSIESVQAQKKKNKKSKAAAAVLATPKDKDAIKAYTAVITKDATTDDGLFKTHHVKKEYFYEIPFKVLNKDMLWVSRVAQIQEGLGGGYMNAGSKTNEQVVHWVRFQDKILLKIRSFSNTAPSTKAIAKSVEVNNFEPTLYAFDIKAFNADSTAVVINVTKFFSEDVPAISGLSSRLRKEYKVKKLDATRSFVNSIKSFPENIEVKQDFTYVASEPPTQSKSESISLQMNQSMILLPEIPMQPRLYDPRVGFFTVSQNDYGSMALKADKKTYIRRWRLVPKDLEAYARGELVEPIKPIVYYLDPGTPENLKAYMKQGIEDWQKPFEAAGFKNAIIAKDAPTPEEDPEFSPEDIRYSVVRYVASTTRNAVGPSVSDPRSGEIIESDIIWYHNHLRSYRNRYLLETGAANPSARTLDTPAEEIGEMMRMVIAHEVGHALGFPHNMAASYAYPVASLRDGAFTQEFGLAASLMDYTRYNYVAQPGDKNVRFIRQMGPYDHYATNWGYRYIAAANTAEEEVPTLNKWILEKANDPKYKFGRQSSTFDPQSQTEGVGDDPIAASTYGLKNLKYVAANLPAWTSDKTNNYDDLEELYGELLGVYSRYVGHVVTNIGGVFEDLKTPEQGGFIYTHLDEKSQKASMQWLQKNIFDTPEWLIDKNILQNIDHAGYFEKVRKLQERHLNSLLSFERIGRLIDAETTDTNYYSALEMLKDLRSGIWSEANRAKNVAIYRRNLQRSYIDRMGYLLKEEAAERRPGSSGFEGAISYDVALSDVRPLVRGELASLRSRLKKARNSGVNTVTQYHYDDAIARIDEFLNTTAGK from the coding sequence TTCCATTGTTTCTATTGAAAGTGTACAAGCGCAAAAGAAGAAAAATAAAAAATCTAAAGCAGCTGCTGCAGTACTAGCCACTCCAAAAGACAAAGATGCAATCAAAGCGTATACTGCTGTAATCACTAAAGATGCAACAACAGATGATGGTTTGTTTAAAACACATCACGTAAAAAAGGAGTACTTCTATGAAATACCATTTAAGGTCTTAAATAAAGATATGCTTTGGGTAAGTAGAGTTGCTCAAATTCAAGAGGGCTTGGGAGGTGGTTATATGAATGCAGGTTCTAAAACCAATGAGCAAGTAGTACATTGGGTGCGTTTTCAAGATAAAATACTTCTAAAAATCAGGTCTTTTTCTAATACAGCTCCGAGTACAAAAGCAATTGCTAAGTCTGTTGAGGTTAATAATTTTGAACCAACCTTATATGCTTTCGATATTAAAGCCTTTAATGCGGACTCAACTGCTGTAGTGATTAATGTGACGAAGTTTTTTTCTGAAGATGTGCCTGCGATAAGTGGGTTGTCAAGTAGGTTACGAAAAGAATATAAAGTAAAAAAGTTAGATGCTACTAGGAGTTTTGTGAATAGTATAAAGAGTTTTCCTGAAAACATAGAAGTTAAGCAAGACTTTACCTATGTTGCTTCAGAGCCGCCAACACAATCTAAATCAGAATCTATTAGTCTGCAAATGAATCAATCTATGATTCTTTTGCCAGAAATTCCTATGCAGCCAAGGTTGTATGATCCTAGAGTGGGCTTTTTTACGGTAAGTCAGAATGACTATGGTAGTATGGCGTTAAAGGCAGATAAGAAAACATATATCAGACGTTGGAGGTTAGTGCCAAAAGATCTTGAAGCTTATGCTCGTGGGGAATTGGTGGAGCCCATTAAGCCAATTGTTTATTATTTAGATCCTGGTACTCCCGAGAATTTAAAGGCTTATATGAAACAAGGTATAGAGGACTGGCAAAAACCCTTCGAGGCAGCAGGATTTAAAAATGCTATTATAGCGAAAGATGCACCTACACCAGAAGAAGATCCTGAATTTAGTCCTGAAGATATTCGGTATTCTGTAGTGCGTTATGTCGCTAGTACGACTCGGAATGCGGTTGGCCCTAGTGTGTCCGATCCAAGAAGTGGAGAAATTATAGAGAGTGATATTATTTGGTATCACAATCACTTAAGAAGTTATAGAAACCGTTATTTATTAGAAACAGGAGCGGCTAATCCATCAGCACGTACTTTAGATACTCCAGCTGAAGAAATAGGAGAAATGATGCGTATGGTTATTGCACATGAGGTTGGTCATGCCTTAGGTTTTCCTCATAATATGGCGGCTAGTTATGCCTATCCTGTAGCTTCTTTAAGAGATGGTGCGTTTACGCAAGAGTTTGGGTTGGCGGCAAGTTTAATGGATTATACGCGGTATAACTATGTTGCTCAACCAGGTGATAAAAATGTTCGCTTTATTCGCCAAATGGGGCCTTATGATCACTATGCTACGAATTGGGGTTATCGTTATATTGCTGCAGCCAACACTGCAGAAGAAGAGGTGCCTACATTAAATAAGTGGATTTTAGAAAAAGCGAATGATCCTAAATACAAATTTGGAAGGCAGTCAAGTACTTTTGATCCGCAATCACAAACCGAAGGGGTGGGTGATGATCCTATTGCAGCGAGCACTTATGGTTTAAAAAATTTAAAATATGTAGCCGCTAATTTGCCAGCATGGACCTCTGATAAAACTAATAATTATGACGATTTAGAAGAGTTGTATGGAGAATTATTAGGTGTTTATAGCCGTTATGTTGGTCATGTGGTGACCAATATCGGTGGTGTTTTTGAAGATTTAAAAACACCAGAACAAGGCGGATTTATTTATACACATCTTGACGAAAAATCTCAAAAAGCATCCATGCAATGGTTGCAAAAGAATATTTTTGATACTCCAGAATGGTTAATCGATAAAAATATTCTTCAGAATATTGATCATGCTGGATATTTTGAAAAAGTAAGAAAATTGCAAGAAAGACACCTAAATTCACTATTGAGTTTTGAGCGAATAGGTAGGCTAATTGATGCAGAAACTACAGATACAAATTATTACAGTGCTTTAGAAATGTTGAAAGATTTACGCTCGGGTATTTGGAGCGAAGCGAATAGAGCTAAAAACGTAGCTATCTATAGAAGAAACTTACAACGCTCTTATATAGATAGAATGGGGTATTTACTTAAAGAAGAAGCCGCGGAAAGACGCCCTGGTAGCTCAGGGTTTGAAGGTGCTATAAGCTATGATGTTGCGCTGTCAGATGTAAGACCTTTAGTGAGAGGAGAGCTAGCTAGTTTGCGCTCTCGACTTAAAAAAGCCAGAAACTCTGGCGTAAATACAGTAACACAGTATCATTATGATGATGCTATTGCGCGTATAGATGAGTTCTTAAATACAACAGCTGGAAAGTAA